A genomic window from Syntrophales bacterium includes:
- the topA gene encoding type I DNA topoisomerase translates to MPSTLIIVESPTKVKTLKQYLGSGYTIKASVGHIKDLPKSKLGIDIEHDFTPTYTVKAERKKTMAELKQAARSADRVLLAPDPDREGEAIAWHIAEEIKRKDKKIFRVLFGDLTKKTIQAALDNPLPLDENKYEAQQTRRILDRLVGYQISPILWEKVQRGLSAGRVQSVAVRIICEREREILGFTAEEFWTLSAHLEGRFPPAFEAKLLRIDGKKKTVGSEAEAAAIVAELENESFRVESVEKKAIKRQPAPPFTTSKLQQEAAQRFRYSAKRTMALAQKLYEGIELGSQGPVGLITYMRTDSVRVAGEALEEARAHIAGRYGRDYLPARPRVFKTSKTAQDAHEAIRPSSLAYHPEDIKEFLGRDEFRLYQLIWNRFIASQMSPAIYDRTTIDITAGRFLFRAQGAVMTFPGYTTVWSEATPDKDPAEDGDDPDHALPLLTGGDVLKLLKLDPRQNFTQPPPRFTEASLVRELEERGIGRPSTYAAIIGTIQDRNYVTLEKRRFRPTELGMVVTDLLVDNFPGILDISFTASMEDKLDRIEEGSLKRVDTLKEFYDSFKPELEKAKSLMRNLKKEEEPTDIICDKCGSQMVIKWGRNGKFIACSNYPACKNTANIRTDDAGRVERKEPEVTDIICGSCGKNMVVKEGRFGTFLGCSGYPECSTTRPIDTGVACPQGGCSGMLCERRSKRGRVFYGCSAYPACTFAIWNRPVPEACPRCGSPYLVEKYTKASGAFKACPVKECGYKKPAGGSA, encoded by the coding sequence ATGCCTTCGACACTGATTATCGTGGAATCACCCACGAAAGTAAAAACCCTGAAACAGTATCTCGGATCCGGCTACACCATCAAGGCATCCGTGGGACACATTAAGGATCTTCCCAAAAGCAAGCTCGGCATCGATATCGAGCATGACTTCACGCCCACGTACACCGTCAAGGCGGAACGCAAGAAAACAATGGCCGAACTGAAACAGGCGGCTCGATCGGCGGACCGCGTCCTGCTCGCTCCCGACCCGGACCGGGAAGGAGAAGCCATCGCCTGGCACATCGCCGAGGAAATCAAGAGAAAGGACAAAAAGATATTCCGTGTCCTCTTCGGCGACCTGACGAAAAAGACCATCCAGGCGGCCCTGGACAACCCCCTTCCCCTGGATGAAAACAAATACGAGGCTCAGCAGACCAGGCGCATCCTGGACAGACTTGTGGGCTATCAAATCAGCCCCATACTCTGGGAGAAGGTTCAACGGGGATTGAGTGCCGGCAGGGTCCAGTCGGTTGCCGTGCGAATCATCTGTGAACGGGAGAGGGAGATTCTGGGTTTTACAGCCGAAGAATTCTGGACTCTTTCCGCTCATCTGGAAGGCCGTTTTCCGCCCGCCTTCGAAGCAAAGCTCCTCAGGATCGACGGCAAAAAGAAAACCGTGGGCTCCGAAGCAGAAGCCGCCGCGATAGTCGCCGAACTGGAAAATGAGTCGTTTCGGGTGGAATCGGTTGAAAAGAAGGCAATAAAACGGCAGCCCGCTCCTCCCTTTACGACAAGCAAACTCCAGCAGGAAGCGGCTCAACGGTTCCGCTATTCGGCGAAACGAACCATGGCCCTCGCCCAGAAGCTCTATGAAGGAATCGAACTGGGGAGCCAGGGTCCCGTGGGGCTGATCACCTACATGCGGACCGACTCCGTCAGGGTTGCCGGCGAAGCGCTTGAAGAGGCCCGAGCCCACATTGCCGGTCGTTACGGCAGGGACTATCTGCCGGCCAGACCCCGGGTCTTTAAAACATCCAAGACGGCACAGGACGCCCATGAGGCGATACGTCCCTCGTCTCTTGCCTATCACCCCGAGGACATCAAAGAGTTTCTCGGAAGAGACGAATTCCGTCTGTACCAACTCATCTGGAATCGCTTCATCGCCTCCCAGATGTCCCCGGCGATCTACGATCGAACCACCATCGATATTACCGCCGGCCGGTTTCTCTTCCGGGCCCAGGGTGCCGTCATGACCTTTCCGGGCTACACCACTGTCTGGAGCGAGGCAACCCCCGACAAGGACCCCGCGGAAGACGGGGACGATCCGGACCACGCTTTGCCCCTTCTCACCGGTGGCGACGTGCTCAAACTTTTGAAACTCGATCCCCGTCAGAATTTTACCCAGCCGCCGCCGCGGTTTACCGAAGCATCGCTGGTCCGGGAACTTGAAGAGCGCGGAATCGGCCGTCCCAGTACCTACGCGGCCATCATCGGAACCATCCAGGACCGCAACTACGTCACGCTGGAAAAGCGACGATTCCGCCCCACCGAACTGGGCATGGTGGTGACCGACCTCCTGGTCGACAATTTCCCCGGAATTCTCGATATCAGCTTTACGGCATCCATGGAAGACAAGCTGGACCGCATCGAGGAAGGCTCCCTGAAGCGCGTGGATACCCTGAAAGAATTCTACGATTCTTTCAAGCCGGAACTCGAAAAGGCAAAATCATTGATGCGAAACTTAAAGAAAGAAGAGGAACCCACTGATATCATATGCGATAAATGTGGAAGTCAAATGGTTATAAAGTGGGGGAGAAACGGAAAATTCATTGCCTGTTCAAACTACCCGGCCTGTAAAAACACAGCCAACATCCGCACTGACGATGCCGGACGGGTGGAGCGCAAGGAACCGGAAGTAACGGATATCATCTGTGGGAGTTGCGGTAAAAACATGGTCGTCAAGGAAGGCCGCTTCGGCACGTTTCTCGGCTGTTCGGGGTATCCTGAATGTTCCACCACCCGTCCTATAGACACGGGCGTCGCGTGCCCCCAGGGGGGATGTTCGGGAATGCTCTGTGAGCGCAGATCGAAACGGGGCAGAGTTTTCTACGGCTGTTCCGCCTACCCCGCCTGCACGTTCGCAATCTGGAACCGTCCCGTCCCGGAAGCCTGCCCCCGTTGCGGGTCTCCCTACCTGGTTGAAAAGTACACCAAAGCCTCGGGCGCCTTCAAGGCATGCCCCGTCAAGGAATGCGGGTACAAGAAACCGGCCGGCGGATCTGCCTGA
- the dprA gene encoding DNA-processing protein DprA yields the protein MKNSMDTDELRHIVALTLIDDVGPVAVRRLAAYFGSCRAVFSASSSEISRVSRIQPEAAARIGMFSCWKRVDEELERARKLGVDLVTPDDDRYPELLRNIYDYPSLLYVKGDLSGNEICLAVVGSRRATAQGLHTGDRLSRELALRGVTVVSGMARGIDSSAHRGALSVRGRTIAVLGSGLDVIYPPENTKLFESIVAQGAVVSEYPFGSSPLAHHFPRRNRIISGMSYGVVVIEAAAKSGSLITARMALEQGREVFAVPGSIESGMSRGTNTLIQEGAKLVQGVDDILDEVRSQVRQERHDPGETSVDAVPSGPDPVDGIPHVDRTDDESGKEQKAILRFIGGSPVHFDDLAEQSGIAVDRLLDRLLTLELNGLIKQLPGCYYINQE from the coding sequence ATGAAGAACAGTATGGACACCGATGAACTCAGACATATCGTAGCATTGACGTTGATTGACGACGTGGGGCCCGTGGCCGTCCGGAGACTTGCGGCGTACTTCGGATCCTGCCGCGCCGTGTTCAGCGCCTCGTCATCGGAGATCTCAAGGGTCTCCCGGATACAACCGGAAGCGGCCGCCCGCATCGGTATGTTTTCGTGCTGGAAACGGGTAGACGAAGAACTGGAACGGGCCCGGAAGCTGGGGGTTGATCTGGTCACTCCCGATGATGACCGCTACCCGGAGCTGCTGCGGAACATCTATGATTACCCGTCCCTGCTCTACGTGAAGGGGGATCTTTCCGGAAACGAAATATGCCTGGCCGTGGTGGGATCACGAAGGGCGACCGCCCAGGGTCTCCATACCGGCGACCGCCTGTCCCGTGAGCTGGCCCTCAGGGGCGTCACGGTCGTAAGCGGCATGGCCAGAGGTATCGATTCGTCGGCACATCGGGGCGCGCTGTCGGTCCGGGGCAGAACCATTGCCGTTCTCGGATCGGGGCTGGATGTCATCTATCCTCCTGAAAACACAAAACTCTTCGAGAGCATTGTCGCCCAGGGGGCAGTTGTTTCCGAATACCCCTTTGGATCATCCCCCCTGGCACACCATTTTCCCCGACGGAACAGGATCATCAGCGGTATGTCTTATGGTGTTGTCGTTATCGAGGCCGCCGCAAAGAGCGGATCCCTGATCACGGCGCGCATGGCCCTCGAACAGGGCCGTGAGGTCTTTGCCGTTCCCGGCAGCATCGAATCCGGGATGTCCCGGGGGACAAACACCCTGATACAGGAGGGGGCAAAGCTGGTTCAGGGCGTTGATGACATTCTTGACGAGGTGAGGTCCCAGGTACGGCAAGAACGCCACGATCCCGGGGAAACTTCCGTCGACGCCGTCCCGTCAGGGCCGGACCCTGTCGACGGAATCCCTCACGTCGACAGAACAGACGACGAATCAGGGAAAGAACAGAAGGCCATTCTCCGGTTCATCGGCGGCAGCCCCGTTCATTTCGACGATCTCGCGGAGCAGTCGGGCATTGCCGTCGATCGGCTGCTCGACCGCCTTCTGACCCTTGAGCTGAACGGTCTGATCAAGCAGTTACCGGGATGTTACTATATCAACCAGGAGTAA